A window of candidate division KSB1 bacterium contains these coding sequences:
- a CDS encoding transketolase, with amino-acid sequence MNAPVQKIEELEKTANTIRTHLVKMIAKSGTGHAGGSSSITEIVTVLYFHEMNVKKGNPDYPERDRFVLSKGHACPAQYAAFAELDYIPKDMLWTLHHINSPLQMHPELGFCPGIEMSTGALGQGLSAGIGMALGLRKQKKNSRVYVVIGDGESMEGQIWEAAMSAPKFKLDNLCAVLDYNKFSLSDRVQNVMPLEPLRDKWQAFGWYVLEVNGHSIAQLVNAFDQARQIKGKPVIIIAHTVKGFRITHVEDQAQSHSVSFTKDQVKSTLQHFGCSQQEIDETIAIMEGVK; translated from the coding sequence ATGAACGCGCCTGTTCAAAAAATAGAGGAATTGGAAAAAACAGCCAACACCATTCGGACGCATTTGGTGAAAATGATCGCAAAATCCGGCACCGGCCACGCCGGCGGATCGTCATCAATAACGGAAATTGTCACGGTATTATATTTTCACGAAATGAATGTAAAAAAAGGCAACCCTGACTATCCGGAACGCGACCGGTTCGTGCTGTCCAAAGGTCATGCGTGTCCTGCTCAGTACGCTGCCTTTGCGGAATTGGATTATATCCCCAAAGACATGTTATGGACGCTGCATCATATCAACAGTCCGCTGCAAATGCATCCGGAATTGGGTTTTTGTCCGGGTATTGAAATGAGCACGGGAGCGCTGGGTCAGGGGCTTTCCGCCGGAATCGGCATGGCTCTGGGGCTGCGTAAACAAAAAAAGAATAGTCGTGTGTACGTGGTGATCGGCGATGGTGAATCCATGGAAGGCCAAATCTGGGAAGCGGCCATGAGCGCGCCGAAATTCAAGCTTGATAATCTGTGTGCTGTCTTGGATTATAACAAATTTTCACTATCCGATCGGGTCCAGAATGTCATGCCGCTTGAGCCGCTCCGTGATAAATGGCAGGCATTTGGCTGGTATGTGCTTGAGGTGAATGGGCATTCGATTGCGCAGCTTGTTAACGCGTTTGATCAGGCCAGACAAATCAAAGGCAAACCGGTGATAATCATCGCCCATACGGTCAAGGGATTCAGGATTACCCATGTAGAAGATCAGGCGCAAAGTCATTCGGTGTCATTTACAAAAGATCAGGTCAAAAGTACCCTGCAGCACTTTGGCTGTTCGCAACAAGAGATAGACGAAACAATCGCCATTATGGAAGGAGTGAAATAG
- a CDS encoding NAD(P)-binding oxidoreductase, producing MNILVASATGATGRWLVKQLLDRGHCVRAIVRSADKLPDAVRNHPHITLIHAPILDLDDDELIRHTQSCDAVVSCLGHNLSFKGMYGRPRRLVADAVRRLCDAIRANHPPKPVKFVLMNTAGYKNPELETIPVGETWVVGLIRLLLPPHGDNETAADYLRTKVGQDDDKIEWVVVRPDSLIDENTVSEYKVYESPIRSAIFNAGATSRINVGHFMADLITRDELWSRWQGCMPVIYNQESGE from the coding sequence ATGAACATTCTCGTCGCCAGCGCCACCGGCGCAACCGGGCGGTGGCTGGTCAAACAGCTGTTGGATCGCGGACATTGTGTGCGGGCAATCGTCCGGTCTGCTGATAAATTGCCGGATGCGGTTCGCAATCACCCCCATATCACCCTTATTCATGCGCCGATCCTGGATCTGGATGATGATGAACTGATCCGGCATACGCAATCCTGTGATGCCGTGGTGTCCTGTCTGGGACATAACCTGAGTTTCAAAGGTATGTACGGCCGGCCGCGCCGACTTGTAGCCGATGCAGTACGCCGGTTATGCGACGCGATCCGGGCCAATCATCCGCCAAAGCCGGTCAAATTTGTGCTCATGAACACCGCTGGATATAAAAATCCTGAGCTTGAAACGATTCCTGTCGGGGAAACATGGGTTGTCGGATTGATTCGCCTGTTGCTGCCGCCGCATGGGGACAATGAAACCGCAGCGGATTATTTGCGTACAAAAGTGGGTCAAGATGATGACAAGATCGAATGGGTGGTTGTTCGTCCGGACAGCCTGATCGATGAAAACACGGTATCAGAGTACAAGGTGTACGAATCGCCGATACGCAGCGCCATTTTTAATGCCGGCGCCACCAGCCGCATCAACGTGGGACATTTTATGGCTGATCTGATCACCCGTGACGAGCTCTGGTCACGCTGGCAGGGATGTATGCCGGTCATCTATAATCAGGAATCCGGTGAATAA
- a CDS encoding sodium:solute symporter produces the protein MYDQALHWLDYLVIGISLLVSLYIGNRFANKQTSTDNYYAAGGSIPAWAVGFSIMATLISSVTFLAYPGEGFSDNWLLLVQGIMVVVVLVGFVWFVVPLYRKVIGISAYEYFEKRFGFLARLYSSLAFAFAHGAKMGTVFFLMGLALASLTGLNTLLIIWVIGLAVIFITLRGGIEGVIWLDVIQGFLLIGGGLLAIGIILFSIDGGIVHLFEVAIKHKRISFAPYAWDFTRLTFWVMVFNGLFYGIQKYGTDQTIVQRYLAAKSEKDAEKASLIGLFVSLPVWTLFMFIGTALFVYYKATPESLPANIASDAVFPYFILTQIPIGLTGLIISALMAASISSLDSDLNCLSAIVVEDYYIRLKKNATDQQKLKFGKGVTVVFGFISLLVASLYVYLGSEGILGIIFALYAIFSGGIAGIFILGTLSKRANKQGLYIAIVLTILFTGYAVLTSNEFNGMILLDLGKWNFPHHKYMIGVYSHLIIVFVGYFASLFFPHAEVHEDLTIHAWYKRRRAGQ, from the coding sequence ATGTACGATCAAGCATTGCATTGGCTGGATTATCTGGTAATTGGTATCTCTTTGCTGGTTTCCTTGTACATTGGAAATCGATTTGCCAATAAACAAACCAGCACAGATAATTATTACGCCGCCGGCGGGTCTATCCCGGCCTGGGCTGTAGGATTTTCAATCATGGCAACACTCATCAGCAGTGTTACCTTTTTGGCCTATCCGGGAGAGGGATTCAGCGATAACTGGCTTTTGCTGGTTCAGGGAATCATGGTGGTTGTTGTCCTGGTAGGATTTGTATGGTTTGTTGTGCCGCTGTACCGCAAGGTGATCGGCATAAGCGCATACGAGTATTTTGAAAAACGATTCGGCTTTTTAGCGCGTCTGTATAGTTCATTAGCGTTTGCGTTTGCCCACGGCGCCAAAATGGGAACGGTGTTCTTTTTAATGGGCCTTGCCCTGGCCAGTTTGACGGGACTCAATACCCTTTTGATTATTTGGGTGATCGGCCTGGCTGTGATCTTTATTACCCTGCGCGGGGGGATAGAAGGTGTGATCTGGCTTGATGTGATTCAGGGCTTTTTATTGATCGGCGGCGGTTTGTTGGCGATTGGAATCATTTTGTTTTCGATCGACGGAGGTATCGTTCACCTGTTTGAGGTCGCCATTAAACATAAGCGGATCAGCTTTGCCCCCTATGCATGGGATTTCACGCGTCTGACGTTCTGGGTCATGGTTTTTAACGGATTGTTTTACGGCATACAGAAATATGGAACCGACCAGACGATTGTTCAGAGGTATCTGGCCGCAAAATCAGAAAAGGATGCCGAAAAAGCCTCTTTGATCGGACTGTTTGTCAGTTTGCCGGTCTGGACGCTGTTTATGTTTATCGGAACAGCCTTGTTTGTATACTATAAAGCCACACCGGAATCGCTGCCGGCCAACATTGCCTCGGATGCTGTTTTCCCGTACTTTATTCTAACTCAAATTCCGATAGGTTTGACCGGCCTTATCATATCAGCATTGATGGCTGCTTCTATCTCCAGTCTGGACTCTGATTTGAATTGCTTGTCGGCTATTGTTGTTGAAGATTATTATATTCGTTTAAAAAAGAACGCCACGGATCAACAAAAACTTAAATTCGGCAAGGGTGTGACTGTTGTGTTTGGATTTATAAGTTTATTAGTGGCTTCTCTTTATGTCTATCTGGGTAGTGAAGGAATACTGGGTATTATCTTTGCATTATACGCTATTTTTTCAGGTGGAATTGCGGGTATTTTTATCCTCGGCACTCTTTCCAAACGTGCCAACAAGCAAGGCTTGTACATCGCTATTGTGCTGACCATCTTGTTCACAGGGTATGCCGTGCTGACATCCAATGAATTCAATGGGATGATTTTGCTGGATTTGGGCAAGTGGAATTTCCCGCATCATAAATATATGATTGGTGTTTATTCTCATCTGATCATCGTTTTTGTGGGATATTTTGCCAGTTTATTCTTCCCCCATGCAGAGGTGCATGAAGATTTGACCATCCATGCCTGGTACAAAAGACGGCGCGCTGGTCAATAA
- a CDS encoding sulfatase-like hydrolase/transferase, producing MAYYRNRRSFLKTSVLTVSSLVLTGVNCSSKNATEEKSKQPNIIFILADDLGCEIPGVYGGETYKTPNVDALARRGIRFTQCYSSPACAPSRVKLLTGKYGFRNYIGWGAMKDKERTFAHVLKNAGYKTAIAGKWQMVLQKNEPDHVQKMGFDESCVYGWHEGPRYYGPFIYENGKPRKEPDDQYGPDIFCKFITDFIRNNQGFPFFGLLFYVPAA from the coding sequence ATGGCGTATTATCGCAATCGTCGGTCTTTTCTCAAAACGAGTGTATTGACTGTATCATCACTTGTTTTAACAGGGGTTAACTGTTCGTCTAAAAACGCGACGGAAGAGAAATCCAAGCAGCCGAACATTATATTTATACTGGCGGATGATTTGGGATGTGAAATTCCGGGAGTTTATGGCGGTGAGACGTACAAAACGCCGAACGTTGACGCCCTTGCCCGTCGCGGTATCCGTTTCACACAGTGTTACAGTTCCCCGGCATGCGCGCCTTCGCGTGTTAAACTGTTAACAGGCAAATACGGTTTTCGTAATTATATCGGATGGGGGGCAATGAAGGATAAAGAACGAACCTTTGCTCATGTTTTAAAAAATGCCGGTTATAAAACCGCAATTGCCGGGAAATGGCAAATGGTTTTGCAAAAAAATGAACCGGATCATGTTCAGAAAATGGGCTTTGATGAGAGCTGTGTGTATGGGTGGCATGAAGGCCCGCGCTATTACGGGCCGTTTATCTACGAAAACGGCAAACCGCGAAAAGAACCGGATGATCAATATGGCCCGGATATATTCTGCAAATTTATAACCGATTTCATCAGAAACAATCAGGGATTCCCCTTTTTTGGCCTATTATTCTATGTGCCTGCCGCATGA
- a CDS encoding transketolase C-terminal domain-containing protein has protein sequence MMGIAAGLSTTGLIPFVSTICTFCSRRACDQVTTSIALPRLNVKIMGLYAGLFVGKNGASHQSLEDIAIMRAIANMTVLQPADARETQAILRYALTYDGPMYIRIGRDPVPQYVPDDYEFELGKALTLRDGKDITLIGYGDLIGDTLAAADILSKKGIKARVLNMSSIKPIDEKAIIQAAQDTGYILTVDNHNIYGGVGSAVAEVLSENRPTKMKRVGVRDVFGKSGSNEEMKEKFGLTHSDIANEALTLLQK, from the coding sequence ATGATGGGCATTGCGGCCGGTCTGAGCACCACCGGTCTCATACCTTTCGTATCGACGATTTGTACCTTTTGTTCCAGACGCGCCTGTGATCAAGTCACCACCTCGATCGCTCTGCCTCGATTGAATGTAAAAATAATGGGACTTTACGCCGGACTATTTGTGGGCAAGAACGGCGCGTCGCATCAATCACTGGAAGATATTGCCATTATGCGCGCGATCGCCAATATGACGGTTCTTCAGCCGGCGGATGCCCGGGAAACGCAAGCCATATTGCGGTATGCTTTGACCTATGACGGGCCGATGTATATTCGCATTGGCCGCGATCCGGTTCCGCAATATGTCCCGGATGATTATGAATTTGAATTGGGCAAGGCATTGACGCTTCGCGACGGGAAGGATATCACATTGATCGGTTATGGAGATTTGATCGGTGATACCCTTGCAGCAGCCGATATTCTGAGCAAGAAAGGCATCAAGGCGCGAGTGTTAAATATGAGCTCTATCAAACCGATTGATGAAAAAGCGATCATACAGGCGGCCCAGGATACAGGTTATATTCTTACAGTAGACAATCATAATATATACGGCGGTGTGGGCTCTGCTGTTGCAGAAGTGCTGTCTGAAAACCGGCCCACGAAGATGAAACGTGTGGGAGTCCGCGATGTGTTCGGCAAGTCTGGATCAAACGAGGAAATGAAAGAGAAATTCGGACTGACACACTCGGATATCGCCAATGAAGCATTGACCTTGTTGCAAAAGTAA
- a CDS encoding alkaline phosphatase D family protein, with protein sequence MLDCRFYRTNPYKEERTMLGPDQKKWLKEKILESKAKVKVIVSSVPWALDAKPGSKDTWAGFEAERQEIFKFLTDHTIDRVILLSADRHRTDVWKIERDHDYPLYEFQSSRLTNIHTHPVMPEALIAYNEKCSFGLLEFDLSQNKIGFNIISIDNQSKGRITVDLDELQSNR encoded by the coding sequence ATGCTCGACTGCCGGTTTTATAGAACGAATCCTTACAAGGAAGAGCGGACAATGCTCGGGCCGGATCAAAAGAAATGGTTGAAAGAAAAAATTCTTGAATCTAAAGCCAAAGTAAAAGTAATCGTATCATCTGTGCCATGGGCGTTAGATGCAAAACCGGGAAGTAAAGATACCTGGGCAGGATTTGAAGCTGAACGGCAGGAGATTTTTAAATTTTTGACGGACCATACAATTGACCGAGTCATTCTCCTCTCAGCGGATCGCCATAGAACCGATGTCTGGAAGATTGAACGTGATCATGATTACCCGCTTTACGAATTTCAGAGTTCGCGACTGACGAATATTCATACTCACCCGGTCATGCCCGAGGCGTTAATTGCATATAATGAAAAATGTTCTTTTGGATTACTCGAGTTTGATTTGAGTCAAAATAAAATAGGTTTCAATATTATCAGTATTGATAACCAGTCAAAGGGTCGTATCACAGTTGATCTGGATGAACTGCAATCGAACAGATAA
- a CDS encoding sulfatase-like hydrolase/transferase, with translation MAYYSMCLPHEISNDLPSPPPTGPDGRYQTYKELIETMDILIGRVVKTLDELKICEDTLILFAGDNGTPPAFISRYENGEYIKEPLYSIVNGEKAIGGKKQLTDAGTHVPLIASWPGTTPAGTVCDDLVDFTDFLPTFADLAHTLPPENLTIDGISFLPQILGQKNPNSRKWSYCQWDGQAWVRTKHFKLYRDGRFYDMKRDPLEQSPIDHDTAASKRARTKLVKILSLCDTN, from the coding sequence TTGGCCTATTATTCTATGTGCCTGCCGCATGAGATCAGCAATGACTTGCCTTCACCGCCGCCCACCGGCCCTGATGGACGCTATCAGACCTATAAGGAGCTAATTGAAACAATGGATATACTGATCGGACGAGTTGTAAAAACACTCGACGAGTTGAAGATATGCGAGGATACGCTGATTTTGTTCGCAGGAGATAACGGAACTCCGCCTGCTTTTATTTCACGATATGAGAATGGCGAATATATAAAAGAGCCTTTATATTCAATTGTGAATGGTGAAAAAGCTATCGGAGGCAAGAAACAGCTCACAGATGCCGGTACCCATGTGCCGTTGATCGCCAGCTGGCCGGGAACCACACCGGCAGGGACGGTTTGCGATGATCTGGTCGATTTTACTGATTTTCTGCCTACTTTTGCCGACTTGGCTCATACTTTGCCGCCTGAAAATCTGACTATTGACGGCATTAGTTTTTTACCGCAAATTCTGGGTCAAAAGAATCCAAATTCAAGAAAGTGGTCTTATTGCCAATGGGATGGACAGGCCTGGGTTCGCACAAAACATTTCAAGCTCTACCGCGACGGCCGGTTTTATGATATGAAACGTGATCCTTTGGAACAATCACCGATAGATCATGATACAGCAGCGAGCAAAAGGGCGAGAACAAAATTAGTAAAAATTCTCAGCCTTTGTGACACCAACTGA
- a CDS encoding fumarylacetoacetate hydrolase family protein, with the protein MAKNTQQSIFCRYKKDGNTYYGKYEDNTIHQLEKAPWFGIEFTGITCELSQVKLLYPSEPAKIIGLVKAYKQAWQDKTPPKFVRWFLKPASSAASDGDEIVLPAALDKVKVECELTIIIGKPIADSDEQEAEAAIFGFTVGNDIMGSADSFVEATGDTPDYQDPSLAAALKIGDGFAPFGPFVWTNVDWLDKSLTVSIQNPETNMNAVYHGSTNDLLYSPAKIVSDLTKIVKLYPGDVIMTGTFKSFVASHKDIVSVEIEGLGRLTNYISNEREKTCE; encoded by the coding sequence ATGGCAAAAAACACACAACAATCAATTTTCTGCAGATACAAAAAAGATGGCAATACGTATTACGGCAAGTATGAGGATAATACCATTCATCAGCTTGAGAAGGCGCCCTGGTTTGGAATTGAATTCACTGGCATTACTTGTGAATTGTCCCAGGTCAAACTCTTGTATCCCAGCGAGCCTGCGAAAATAATCGGTTTGGTAAAAGCCTATAAACAAGCATGGCAAGACAAGACACCGCCAAAGTTTGTAAGATGGTTTTTAAAACCGGCCTCTTCTGCCGCATCAGACGGAGACGAGATTGTTTTGCCGGCTGCGTTAGATAAAGTCAAAGTAGAATGTGAATTGACCATCATTATCGGCAAGCCGATTGCAGATTCAGATGAGCAGGAAGCGGAAGCAGCCATTTTTGGCTTTACTGTTGGAAACGATATTATGGGATCTGCCGATTCTTTTGTAGAGGCAACCGGAGATACCCCTGATTATCAGGATCCTTCTCTTGCTGCAGCTTTAAAAATAGGTGATGGATTTGCGCCTTTTGGACCTTTTGTGTGGACAAACGTTGATTGGCTGGACAAGAGCTTGACTGTTTCTATCCAAAATCCTGAAACGAATATGAATGCTGTTTATCATGGCAGTACCAATGATCTACTCTATTCACCGGCAAAAATTGTTTCTGACTTGACAAAAATCGTAAAATTATATCCCGGTGATGTCATAATGACCGGGACTTTTAAGTCATTTGTTGCATCTCATAAGGATATAGTTTCTGTTGAGATTGAAGGACTTGGTAGACTAACAAATTATATATCCAATGAGCGGGAAAAAACTTGTGAATGA
- a CDS encoding GDSL-type esterase/lipase family protein produces MRMTMLFFVFMVLTVIVHAQQRPSPAASSDWPPECRKIEIKSSIDGQPQPAYFYNAGGSAARPLIVSLHTWSNGYEQKDTLSQMCIERDYHYIHPHFRGPNNNPDACGSPLAIQDIDDAIAYVINNAEVDTAQIHVIGLSGGGYATLLAFMKSNYAIKSFSAWVPISDLVKWYHESKARGRKYAMDIEKSTVTWQQYEQGTFSFNKDEAVRRSPYYMQTPMSRKRSKLALYAGIHDGYEGSVPITQSLLFYNKVVRDFDIAETHALIPVRDMLEMTSMRNTLKPDKQTLGGRTIHYEKMYKDLVKVVIFEGGHEILPKVALDHVPARRILAVGDSNGKAETGWVNQLKKMRYNDFIYNTSISGNTIGFDNLGDQKLNTLRNINTYIEDAYEQLDGLDAILIMLGTNDCKAVFDERLHKVPEYMETLINCIKQHPLYKVSNPDIYLISPPPQGKDKIMREKYHGGAERIAWLYPRFKKIAEKTHCPFIDVYSRLRPVWDYYAADGIHPQTEAQRLIARIINKELKTKSPTKEKEWETRE; encoded by the coding sequence ATGAGAATGACAATGCTGTTTTTTGTATTTATGGTATTGACAGTAATTGTGCATGCACAGCAAAGGCCGAGTCCGGCAGCATCGTCAGACTGGCCGCCTGAATGCCGAAAAATTGAAATCAAATCTTCAATCGACGGTCAACCGCAGCCGGCCTATTTCTACAATGCCGGAGGGTCAGCGGCGCGTCCACTCATTGTTAGTCTGCACACCTGGAGCAATGGATATGAACAGAAAGATACCCTGTCACAAATGTGCATTGAACGGGATTATCATTACATTCATCCGCATTTCCGGGGACCGAACAACAATCCGGACGCCTGTGGCAGTCCTCTGGCTATTCAGGATATTGACGATGCCATCGCCTATGTGATAAACAATGCCGAGGTTGATACAGCGCAGATCCATGTGATCGGCCTAAGCGGCGGCGGATATGCCACATTGCTGGCTTTTATGAAATCAAACTACGCAATAAAGTCCTTCTCCGCCTGGGTGCCAATCTCCGATCTGGTGAAATGGTACCACGAATCCAAAGCCAGAGGCCGGAAATACGCCATGGATATCGAAAAATCGACTGTAACATGGCAGCAGTACGAGCAAGGCACGTTTTCTTTTAACAAGGATGAGGCTGTCAGACGCTCACCGTATTATATGCAGACGCCGATGTCCAGGAAACGGAGCAAACTTGCTTTATATGCCGGCATTCATGACGGTTATGAAGGCTCGGTGCCGATTACTCAATCTCTTTTGTTTTATAACAAGGTGGTACGCGATTTTGATATCGCAGAGACCCATGCCCTGATCCCTGTTCGGGATATGCTTGAAATGACAAGCATGCGCAACACCCTGAAGCCTGACAAGCAAACTCTGGGAGGCAGAACGATCCATTATGAAAAAATGTATAAAGATTTGGTAAAGGTTGTGATTTTTGAGGGGGGACACGAGATACTGCCTAAAGTTGCATTGGATCATGTACCTGCCAGGCGTATTTTGGCGGTCGGTGATTCGAACGGCAAGGCGGAAACGGGCTGGGTTAATCAATTGAAAAAGATGCGTTATAATGATTTTATTTACAATACCAGTATCTCTGGAAATACCATCGGTTTTGATAATCTGGGCGATCAGAAATTAAACACGCTTCGCAATATCAACACTTATATCGAGGATGCCTATGAACAGCTTGACGGTCTTGATGCGATTCTTATCATGCTGGGCACAAACGACTGCAAAGCGGTTTTTGATGAACGACTGCACAAAGTTCCTGAATATATGGAAACACTGATCAATTGCATAAAACAACATCCGCTTTATAAGGTTTCGAATCCTGATATTTATCTGATCTCGCCTCCGCCCCAGGGAAAAGATAAAATAATGCGTGAAAAATATCACGGCGGGGCTGAACGTATTGCCTGGCTTTATCCACGCTTTAAAAAAATCGCTGAAAAAACGCATTGCCCGTTTATTGATGTTTATAGCCGACTGCGGCCTGTCTGGGACTATTATGCCGCTGATGGTATCCATCCCCAAACAGAAGCCCAGCGATTAATCGCGCGGATCATCAACAAAGAGCTAAAAACCAAAAGTCCGACAAAAGAGAAAGAGTGGGAAACAAGAGAATAG
- a CDS encoding dihydrodipicolinate synthase family protein: MNESLKDIIGVINTPFTLENRVDTDSLERYVAHSLKCKVSGFLALGLAAEVNKLGHEEKRLIAETVVNKTDGKVPVICCTTARSQDERLNLSGGWAGTQMIEALDRGVDAFMPTILHDVYGMIYHLHNIGKREKAKILFHKLLPIISFSHQHLDISIHFNKRLVHRQGIFNTAKVREPILSFHTYHENIADELITDAISSSDNINKG, encoded by the coding sequence GTGAATGAAAGCCTTAAAGATATTATTGGGGTCATAAACACCCCGTTTACTTTAGAGAATAGAGTTGATACCGACTCACTTGAAAGATATGTTGCGCATTCATTAAAGTGCAAGGTTTCGGGATTTCTCGCTTTAGGCTTAGCCGCAGAAGTAAACAAACTCGGTCATGAAGAAAAACGTTTAATAGCGGAGACCGTCGTTAACAAGACTGATGGAAAAGTGCCGGTAATTTGCTGCACGACGGCAAGATCACAGGATGAAAGATTAAATCTTTCGGGTGGATGGGCAGGAACGCAGATGATTGAAGCTCTTGATCGAGGTGTAGATGCCTTTATGCCCACCATTCTGCATGATGTTTATGGAATGATATATCATTTACATAACATTGGAAAACGAGAAAAAGCAAAGATTCTATTTCATAAACTCCTGCCCATTATTTCCTTCTCGCATCAGCATCTTGATATTTCTATTCATTTTAACAAGAGATTGGTGCATCGCCAGGGAATATTCAACACAGCAAAGGTAAGAGAACCCATTTTGTCATTTCACACGTACCATGAAAACATAGCCGACGAACTGATCACTGATGCTATAAGCTCAAGTGACAATATAAACAAAGGATAA
- a CDS encoding alternative oxidase, whose amino-acid sequence MNVNLKKEQHASRERPRYPYSLAAKAFFFSMDLITGKKITLAKAKLIEMLASIPYRSWEIRQYARMTRCYRNSELVQEASNILNWSREAQDNEFWHLMVIDEKMKKDGVKEPWYLFPVFPFVMVTVYVILTRLVALVSIRRAFLFNAEFEDHAEHVYAQFVDEHPEWENEPVTNKVREYANLDNWADIFRRIGLDERDHMNNSFVLCGKPERVVKYGGMPDLPTV is encoded by the coding sequence ATGAATGTCAATCTAAAGAAAGAACAACACGCATCCAGAGAGAGACCCCGATATCCCTATTCGCTTGCGGCAAAAGCCTTTTTCTTTTCTATGGACTTGATCACCGGTAAAAAAATTACCTTGGCCAAGGCCAAACTCATAGAGATGCTGGCAAGCATCCCTTACCGATCCTGGGAAATTCGCCAGTACGCTCGAATGACACGATGCTACCGAAATTCAGAGTTGGTTCAAGAAGCATCCAATATTTTAAACTGGAGTCGAGAAGCGCAGGACAACGAATTCTGGCACCTGATGGTCATTGATGAGAAAATGAAAAAAGATGGCGTAAAAGAGCCCTGGTATCTGTTCCCTGTTTTCCCCTTTGTTATGGTTACTGTTTATGTTATCCTGACGCGCCTTGTGGCTCTGGTGAGCATTCGCAGAGCGTTTCTGTTCAATGCAGAATTTGAGGATCATGCTGAACACGTCTATGCACAATTTGTGGACGAACATCCTGAATGGGAAAATGAACCTGTTACGAATAAAGTCAGGGAATATGCAAATCTGGATAACTGGGCCGATATCTTTAGGCGTATTGGACTGGATGAACGGGATCACATGAATAACAGTTTTGTCTTATGCGGCAAGCCGGAACGTGTTGTGAAATATGGCGGCATGCCTGATCTGCCCACAGTTTAA
- a CDS encoding T9SS type A sorting domain-containing protein — protein sequence MKSIFILFSIVLATSVVSQTPEVEYVTGSTVKISQLVGEYGPYQFDELATGTDSTTTLYYTLSTWNPYTVMLMKSTLKLSNSPVSRVADFAVPSGFHLQQNVPNPFNPVTTIRFSLPRQQYVKLQIFNMQGQNIATPVDGLFVPGAHAVLFEGRDLTSGVYLYRLDAGEHVQCKKMLLIK from the coding sequence GTGAAATCCATTTTTATTCTGTTTTCAATTGTTCTTGCGACATCTGTAGTGTCACAAACGCCAGAGGTCGAATATGTTACCGGCAGTACGGTGAAAATCTCACAACTCGTCGGTGAATACGGACCGTATCAATTTGACGAACTGGCAACCGGAACCGATTCCACCACCACTCTGTATTACACCCTGTCCACATGGAATCCATATACGGTTATGCTCATGAAATCCACGTTAAAACTTTCAAACTCACCGGTTTCCCGTGTTGCCGATTTTGCAGTGCCATCCGGATTTCATTTGCAGCAGAATGTTCCCAATCCGTTTAATCCGGTTACAACCATTCGTTTCTCGTTGCCCCGTCAGCAGTATGTAAAACTGCAAATTTTCAATATGCAGGGTCAAAACATAGCGACTCCGGTGGACGGCCTGTTCGTACCGGGGGCTCATGCTGTTTTATTTGAGGGCAGAGACTTGACCAGCGGGGTATATCTGTACCGGCTGGATGCCGGGGAACACGTTCAATGCAAAAAAATGCTGTTGATCAAATAA
- a CDS encoding cytoplasmic protein produces MAIKKSTIKQLNLLWERIQVERYSGSKANEAPTALVFQDRRVKITDIQDRWYEGGLDSSRPALYYFKVRTTDDEIYLLRYDPLFDKWFFRE; encoded by the coding sequence ATGGCTATCAAAAAGTCCACAATTAAACAGCTCAATCTGTTATGGGAACGCATCCAGGTCGAGCGCTACAGCGGCAGCAAAGCCAATGAGGCTCCGACAGCTCTTGTTTTTCAGGACCGCCGCGTCAAAATCACCGACATACAGGATCGATGGTACGAAGGCGGACTCGACTCGAGCCGACCTGCCTTGTACTATTTCAAAGTTCGAACCACGGATGACGAGATTTATCTGCTGCGCTACGACCCCCTGTTTGATAAATGGTTCTTTCGCGAGTAG